The Candidatus Methylomirabilota bacterium genome contains a region encoding:
- a CDS encoding Ig-like domain-containing protein, translating into MLRVPTAMLVLVMVLLAAFSGAGAQSLVAGGLTALPPVNLGSSLVTNGGFETLNGSLPAGWTGGTGWNVDQLVRHSGTFSYRRTTGAPSASQTIQLRQGVYKFSAWIKTELATGSSGVRLLVDFRPGVFQWITTDLINGTKDWTLYELKNIVVPEDRTAIVSLENFAGASGTAWFDDAKFEEQLAQPVDVFLLYPNYRGMLFDDQPQTMKFDVTVTPPGGDFGRFKVTGTLKDEATGQVVATQSYPASAHFVAELSGSLMQAGGGYLATFALVEQANGSTVYTYPGYRVSKAPGAARQSMNISFDAKNRLLVRGTPRFVLGVYDSGMGYNTTDAYWENLLWSPTGERRMDGLKINFYLNYWYGEASAEAMKALMGNLQKHGVAYLQTGNCFDKFAAGQNFFINNSNTYVQDIGAQAGSAGYYTIDECQSALIPGAFTQYQRLRNLDPDSMTFAALLGNPDIVLWRDAADVLSSDPYPLFGPEPAGGYNHKQVADWTAMTRQAVKDARPFMTVLQFFKFTSQGRFPTLGEMRSHAYMAIVEGAKGLFWWSLGGGALRDVCAGWCDQKTTFMNNLKTVVGEVAALEPVLLADDTPGALTGNSNPPAIRTKVKVVNGTGYLFAYNYNNQTVSTTFTWQTAPGTVTVNAENRTVAASGSSFSDTFGPWEAHVYVIANGGSGGTPTPTPTPTPSPTPITVSFTNPQSSATVSGTSTVTMTASGGSGSYTFKLAVDANTVYTGTNGTFGWNTTTVANGGHTLTATVTDSNGASGTATRTVTVSNTTTTPTPTPTPTGGLTVAITQPRSGATLSGTAWLVVWVQGSNGSNTFTLRVDGQAVSSQAGNNGPVSMALDTTKVANGSHTLTVGVRDGSGKTGTRSVSVTTSNATTTPTPTPTPIPTPAPSPTPTGSLKAIFTGPTNAATVSGTVVVDVWVEGQSGTANTFTLAADGRVVTAQTIAGAHATLYWPTTGLTNGTHTLTATVKDATGKTGTSSISVTVRN; encoded by the coding sequence ATGCTGCGGGTCCCGACGGCAATGCTGGTCCTGGTGATGGTTCTTCTGGCAGCCTTCAGCGGCGCGGGCGCGCAGAGCCTCGTCGCGGGTGGGCTCACGGCCCTTCCGCCGGTAAACCTTGGATCAAGCCTGGTGACGAACGGCGGCTTCGAAACGCTCAACGGGAGCCTGCCGGCCGGCTGGACGGGCGGGACCGGGTGGAACGTCGACCAGCTGGTCCGGCACTCGGGCACCTTCAGCTACCGCCGTACCACGGGGGCGCCCTCGGCCTCGCAGACGATCCAGCTCCGCCAGGGCGTCTACAAGTTCAGCGCGTGGATCAAGACCGAGCTGGCGACGGGCAGCAGCGGCGTTCGTCTGCTCGTGGATTTCCGGCCCGGGGTGTTCCAGTGGATCACCACGGACCTGATCAACGGGACCAAGGACTGGACCCTCTACGAGCTCAAGAACATCGTCGTGCCCGAGGATCGGACGGCGATCGTTTCGCTGGAAAACTTCGCGGGGGCCAGCGGCACCGCCTGGTTCGACGACGCCAAGTTCGAGGAGCAGCTGGCGCAGCCCGTCGACGTGTTCCTCCTCTACCCGAACTACCGCGGCATGCTCTTCGACGACCAGCCGCAGACGATGAAGTTCGACGTGACCGTCACGCCGCCGGGCGGCGACTTCGGCCGGTTCAAGGTGACGGGCACCCTGAAGGACGAGGCGACGGGGCAGGTGGTGGCCACCCAGAGCTACCCGGCCAGCGCCCACTTCGTGGCCGAGCTGAGCGGCAGCCTGATGCAGGCCGGCGGGGGCTACCTGGCGACCTTCGCGCTGGTCGAGCAGGCGAACGGCTCCACCGTCTACACGTACCCCGGGTATCGGGTGTCGAAGGCGCCGGGAGCCGCCCGGCAGTCGATGAACATCTCCTTCGACGCCAAGAACCGCCTGCTGGTGCGGGGCACGCCCCGCTTCGTGCTCGGCGTCTACGACTCGGGCATGGGCTACAACACGACCGACGCCTACTGGGAAAACCTGCTCTGGTCGCCGACGGGCGAGCGGCGGATGGACGGCCTCAAGATCAACTTCTACCTGAACTACTGGTACGGCGAGGCCAGCGCCGAGGCGATGAAGGCGCTGATGGGGAACCTCCAGAAGCACGGGGTGGCTTACTTACAGACGGGCAACTGCTTCGACAAGTTCGCGGCGGGGCAGAACTTCTTCATCAATAACTCGAACACCTACGTCCAGGACATCGGCGCCCAGGCCGGCAGCGCGGGCTACTACACGATCGACGAGTGCCAGTCGGCCCTGATCCCGGGCGCCTTCACGCAGTATCAGCGGCTGCGCAATCTCGACCCCGACAGCATGACCTTCGCCGCCCTGCTGGGGAACCCCGACATCGTGCTCTGGCGCGACGCCGCGGACGTGCTGTCGAGCGATCCCTATCCGCTGTTCGGGCCCGAGCCGGCCGGTGGCTACAACCACAAGCAGGTCGCCGACTGGACGGCGATGACGCGGCAGGCGGTGAAGGACGCCCGGCCGTTCATGACGGTGCTCCAGTTCTTCAAGTTTACCTCGCAGGGGCGGTTCCCCACGCTCGGCGAGATGCGCAGCCACGCCTACATGGCGATCGTGGAGGGGGCCAAGGGGTTGTTCTGGTGGAGCCTCGGCGGGGGCGCGTTGCGGGATGTCTGCGCCGGCTGGTGCGATCAGAAGACGACGTTCATGAACAACCTCAAGACGGTGGTGGGCGAGGTGGCCGCCCTCGAGCCCGTCCTGCTCGCCGACGACACCCCGGGCGCGCTGACCGGCAACAGCAACCCCCCGGCGATCCGTACCAAGGTGAAGGTCGTCAACGGCACGGGCTACCTCTTCGCCTACAACTACAACAACCAGACGGTCAGCACGACCTTCACATGGCAGACGGCGCCCGGTACGGTGACGGTCAACGCCGAGAACCGCACGGTGGCGGCGAGCGGCAGCTCCTTCAGCGACACCTTCGGCCCCTGGGAGGCCCACGTCTACGTCATCGCCAACGGCGGCAGCGGCGGTACGCCGACTCCAACACCCACGCCTACCCCGAGCCCGACGCCGATCACGGTATCGTTCACCAATCCGCAGAGCAGCGCCACGGTGAGTGGCACCAGCACCGTGACGATGACGGCCAGCGGCGGAAGCGGTAGCTACACGTTCAAGCTCGCCGTGGACGCAAACACCGTCTACACGGGGACGAACGGCACGTTCGGCTGGAACACGACCACGGTCGCCAACGGGGGCCACACGCTGACCGCGACGGTCACCGACTCGAACGGGGCCTCGGGGACGGCGACCAGGACGGTGACGGTGTCCAACACGACGACCACGCCCACCCCGACCCCGACGCCGACGGGCGGACTGACGGTGGCGATCACCCAGCCGAGGTCGGGCGCCACGCTGAGTGGCACGGCCTGGCTGGTGGTGTGGGTGCAAGGCTCGAACGGCAGCAACACGTTCACCCTGAGGGTGGACGGTCAGGCGGTCAGCTCGCAGGCTGGCAACAACGGTCCCGTGTCGATGGCGTTGGACACGACCAAAGTGGCCAACGGCTCGCACACGCTGACCGTCGGCGTGCGGGACGGGAGCGGCAAGACGGGCACGCGTAGCGTGAGTGTGACGACGTCGAACGCCACGACGACACCGACCCCGACGCCGACGCCGATCCCGACCCCGGCGCCGAGCCCCACGCCCACGGGCTCGCTCAAGGCGATCTTCACGGGCCCGACGAACGCCGCGACGGTGAGTGGCACGGTCGTCGTGGACGTCTGGGTAGAGGGCCAGAGCGGCACCGCCAACACGTTCACCCTAGCGGCCGATGGCCGGGTGGTCACGGCCCAGACCATCGCGGGCGCGCACGCCACCTTATACTGGCCGACCACCGGCCTCACCAACGGCACACATACGCTGACGGCGACGGTGAAGGATGCAACGGGCAAGACCGGCACGTCGAGCATCAGTGTGACGGTGAGGAACTGA
- a CDS encoding O-antigen ligase family protein: protein MWLLLLMILVMPYEQSPYLYIGESFLGVIPDFTVIKLLGLLGFGWALVRLASGGIPEGVLASRQAKLFATFFVGVILAGLLSGTGFIAVSRYLAFLLFLPFVLASVRSHEDLRRILYAMVLGFVLTFPYGFRQMLRYGDRMGVGLYEPNYFAANLALVIPVALAITSVQPTSRKRMLWLLVSLVLVASLLLTSSRGGFLGLLVAATIFVYRRRGAGAAVALVVALVLAALPTNLGERALATLFQDSEAPAGLEASNEAHVALFWGALRMIADAPLTGVGPYNFKTFSTAYSGLERDFIAHNSYLELAAELGLPVLVIFLLLVAAVFRGLRRAVAMGSGGPAQRELAAWAEGLRSGLIGFLVAGTFISAQYEKWFWLVIFLSIVVERLAARREATVGGESVPAVLPAPSWPATPASGFPAR, encoded by the coding sequence ATGTGGCTCCTGCTCCTGATGATCCTGGTGATGCCCTACGAGCAGAGTCCCTACCTCTACATCGGCGAGAGCTTCCTCGGGGTCATCCCGGACTTCACCGTCATCAAGCTGCTGGGACTCCTGGGGTTCGGCTGGGCGCTGGTCCGCCTGGCGTCGGGAGGGATTCCCGAGGGCGTCCTGGCCTCCCGGCAGGCCAAGCTCTTCGCGACGTTCTTCGTGGGCGTGATCCTGGCCGGGCTGCTCAGCGGCACCGGCTTCATCGCGGTGTCTCGGTACCTCGCCTTCCTGCTGTTCCTGCCCTTCGTGCTGGCGAGCGTGCGCTCGCACGAGGACCTCCGGCGCATCCTTTACGCGATGGTACTGGGCTTCGTCCTGACGTTCCCCTATGGCTTCCGCCAGATGCTCCGGTACGGCGACCGGATGGGCGTGGGGCTCTACGAGCCGAACTACTTCGCCGCCAACCTCGCCCTGGTCATCCCGGTGGCGCTGGCCATCACCAGCGTGCAGCCGACGTCGCGGAAGCGGATGCTGTGGCTCCTGGTGAGCCTGGTGCTGGTGGCGAGCCTCTTGCTGACCTCGTCCCGCGGCGGCTTCCTGGGCCTGCTGGTCGCCGCGACCATCTTCGTCTACCGGCGCCGGGGCGCCGGCGCCGCGGTGGCGCTGGTGGTCGCGCTGGTGTTGGCCGCGCTGCCGACGAACCTGGGCGAGCGGGCACTCGCTACGCTCTTCCAGGACAGCGAGGCGCCGGCCGGCCTGGAGGCGTCGAACGAGGCGCACGTGGCCCTGTTCTGGGGCGCGCTCCGCATGATCGCCGACGCGCCGCTGACCGGCGTCGGCCCCTACAACTTCAAGACGTTCAGCACGGCGTACTCCGGCCTCGAACGGGACTTCATCGCGCACAACAGCTACCTGGAGCTGGCCGCCGAGCTGGGGTTGCCGGTGCTCGTCATCTTCCTCCTGCTGGTCGCTGCGGTGTTCCGGGGCCTGCGTCGCGCCGTGGCGATGGGATCGGGCGGGCCGGCGCAGCGCGAGCTGGCGGCGTGGGCGGAAGGGTTGCGGAGCGGGCTCATCGGGTTCCTGGTGGCGGGCACCTTCATCAGCGCCCAGTACGAGAAGTGGTTCTGGCTCGTCATCTTCTTGTCGATCGTCGTCGAGCGCCTGGCGGCCCGCCGCGAGGCGACGGTGGGTGGCGAGAGCGTTCCGGCCGTTCTGCCCGCTCCCTCCTGGCCCGCGACGCCGGCCTCGGGGTTCCCCGCGCGGTGA
- a CDS encoding YHS domain-containing protein, whose amino-acid sequence MAKDPVCGMQIDEQTAEATAEHRGRDYYFCSSECKEKFEQEPERYARQTA is encoded by the coding sequence ATGGCGAAAGATCCAGTGTGCGGCATGCAGATCGACGAGCAGACTGCCGAGGCCACCGCCGAGCATCGCGGTCGCGACTACTACTTCTGCTCGAGCGAGTGCAAAGAGAAGTTCGAGCAGGAACCCGAGCGTTACGCTCGTCAGACGGCCTGA
- a CDS encoding glycosyltransferase family 2 protein, whose amino-acid sequence MRPEQVTAPTRPTMSAIIPTKNRPGLLANVVSCLLAQTVPVDELIVVDQSDSDHGRALVEELLASAPPERRPPLTYLRDRAIDGAAAARNVGLDLATMDIVICIDDDMVPEPDVLERLHEHYRGHPEVAAITPVITNYTPPPFPERLFGAIFCRGPFRDDRQRVYWNWRRYRGTRLAPVGMLGGGMLSARREALGGIHFDRRYRGASVGEDIDLSWALRARGARLAIATDARVVHNRAPRPATRYEETLLTSWGFVFDKHQPKTLGNRLAFRWFVIGVMLGAVYASLRSGTLAPLRSLRVGLRRLRRNYAGSSFLASR is encoded by the coding sequence ATGCGGCCTGAGCAGGTCACGGCGCCCACCCGCCCGACGATGTCGGCGATCATCCCGACCAAGAACCGCCCGGGCCTCCTGGCCAACGTCGTCTCGTGCCTGCTGGCGCAGACCGTCCCCGTCGACGAGCTGATCGTGGTCGACCAGAGCGACAGCGATCACGGTCGCGCGCTCGTCGAGGAGCTGCTGGCCTCGGCGCCCCCCGAACGGCGACCGCCGCTGACGTACCTCCGGGACCGCGCGATCGACGGCGCCGCCGCCGCCCGCAACGTCGGCCTGGACCTCGCCACGATGGATATCGTGATCTGCATCGACGACGACATGGTCCCCGAGCCCGACGTGCTCGAGCGCCTCCACGAGCACTATCGGGGCCATCCCGAGGTGGCGGCGATCACTCCGGTCATCACCAACTACACGCCGCCGCCCTTCCCCGAGCGTCTCTTCGGCGCGATCTTCTGCCGGGGCCCGTTCCGCGACGACCGCCAGCGGGTGTACTGGAACTGGCGCCGCTACCGCGGAACGAGGCTGGCGCCGGTCGGGATGCTGGGGGGCGGGATGCTGTCGGCGCGGCGGGAGGCCCTGGGCGGGATCCACTTCGACCGCCGTTACCGGGGCGCCTCGGTCGGCGAGGACATCGATCTCTCCTGGGCGCTCCGGGCCCGCGGCGCCCGCCTGGCGATCGCTACCGACGCCCGCGTCGTCCACAACCGCGCGCCGCGCCCGGCCACACGCTACGAAGAAACGCTGCTGACGAGCTGGGGCTTCGTCTTCGACAAGCACCAGCCGAAAACGCTGGGCAACCGCCTGGCCTTCCGCTGGTTCGTCATAGGCGTGATGCTGGGGGCGGTCTACGCGTCGTTGCGCTCGGGCACGCTGGCGCCCCTGCGCTCTCTGCGGGTGGGGCTCCGCCGTCTGCGGCGCAACTACGCGGGCTCGAGCTTCCTGGCCTCGCGCTGA
- the xrt gene encoding exosortase: MTIRETILRNTFWYGVVTGLGLVAGLLMSILLARGLGPERMGDYSYLLWLFRTMTALATLGFALATTRYTAEALGQGERALAGALVRFFTRRQVIAAAVVAAGLLPVVVWTAPRDLLWPLVFVIVGLFPITLEGIYSHAAYGAQRYDLTTQASTLKMTLHLLGAIAALALGADILGLVIGGTIGTTISCALQRRRALTLYPDRSAPIPDGVRAELRGYLLPLSIVAVLDALVWDRSEVFFLRLYAPAEQIAFYSVAFGLATKGMIAAEIAAGTLLPALASIHGRGAGEEFGRVYRAALRWVALVGAPLAAVGTALAPGAITLLYGEPYRPVALLLGPMLGVALIGVMRQVAWAALRASGDRRWALNATWISAVLNIGAAALLIPRFGMWGAVVANTLAQLTASVLAFVAVTGRQGCGFPALDLGRIAAAGAMALVATRLAAAEGPNPAGLVGAAALGLAVFVAAALALGALGPREWNLLRTSAQRIPRRPVVIGLGTVAAACFVTLYAPVMRGLVDVWATVPYYSHGFVVPLFAGYGIWDARRRLAAGQPAWSPAGLALLAGGLAVLATGAAAGSLTIQALSLPAVLTGTGILLLGRRCFGAIAFPIAFLVFMAPLPQGAIPAISLPLQELAAWFAGHALAALGIPTVRDGLGIHIPGVVLHVTEACNGLRFLLAMIVVGTAFAWTTQRRAGRRAAILALAIVVAITANLIRVAGTGVLAHYYGPETAMGFFHIAYGKVVYFVMLVPFMLGVALLRRAGRLGSATDAA; this comes from the coding sequence ATGACGATCCGCGAGACGATCCTGCGCAACACCTTCTGGTACGGCGTCGTCACCGGCCTGGGGCTGGTCGCGGGGCTGCTCATGTCCATCCTGCTGGCCCGGGGCCTGGGGCCGGAGCGGATGGGCGACTACTCCTATCTGCTCTGGCTCTTCAGGACGATGACGGCGCTGGCCACGCTCGGCTTCGCCCTGGCGACGACGCGCTACACCGCCGAAGCGCTGGGGCAGGGCGAGCGGGCGCTGGCCGGCGCCCTCGTCCGGTTCTTCACGCGCCGGCAGGTGATCGCCGCCGCGGTCGTCGCGGCGGGGCTCCTCCCCGTCGTCGTCTGGACCGCCCCCCGTGACCTGCTGTGGCCGCTCGTCTTCGTGATCGTCGGCCTCTTCCCGATCACGCTCGAAGGCATCTACTCCCACGCCGCCTACGGGGCGCAGCGCTACGACCTGACGACGCAGGCCTCGACGCTGAAGATGACGCTGCACCTCCTGGGAGCGATCGCCGCGCTGGCGCTGGGGGCCGACATCCTCGGCCTCGTGATCGGCGGCACCATCGGCACGACGATCTCGTGCGCGCTCCAGCGCCGGCGCGCGCTGACGCTCTACCCGGACCGCAGCGCGCCGATCCCCGACGGGGTGCGGGCCGAGCTCCGAGGCTATCTCTTGCCGCTCTCCATCGTCGCGGTCCTCGACGCGCTGGTCTGGGATCGGTCGGAGGTCTTCTTCCTCCGGCTCTACGCGCCCGCCGAGCAGATCGCGTTCTACAGCGTCGCCTTCGGCCTGGCCACCAAAGGCATGATCGCCGCCGAGATCGCCGCCGGGACGCTCCTGCCCGCACTGGCCTCGATCCACGGCCGCGGCGCGGGGGAGGAGTTCGGTCGCGTGTACCGCGCGGCCCTCCGCTGGGTGGCGCTGGTGGGCGCGCCGCTGGCGGCGGTGGGGACGGCCCTGGCCCCCGGGGCGATCACGCTGCTCTACGGCGAGCCGTACCGGCCGGTGGCGCTCCTGCTCGGGCCGATGCTTGGGGTCGCGCTCATCGGCGTCATGCGCCAGGTCGCCTGGGCGGCTCTGCGCGCCAGCGGCGACCGGCGCTGGGCTCTCAACGCCACCTGGATCAGCGCCGTGCTCAACATCGGAGCGGCGGCGCTGCTCATCCCGCGCTTCGGCATGTGGGGCGCCGTCGTGGCCAACACCCTGGCGCAGCTCACCGCCTCCGTCCTGGCCTTCGTGGCCGTCACCGGACGCCAGGGATGCGGCTTCCCGGCCCTCGACCTCGGCCGCATCGCTGCCGCGGGGGCCATGGCGCTGGTGGCGACGCGGCTGGCCGCGGCCGAGGGGCCGAACCCCGCCGGCCTGGTGGGCGCGGCCGCGCTGGGGCTGGCGGTCTTCGTGGCCGCCGCTCTCGCGCTGGGCGCCCTGGGCCCGCGCGAGTGGAATCTTCTCCGCACCTCCGCGCAGCGAATCCCGCGCCGCCCGGTGGTCATCGGGCTGGGCACCGTGGCCGCCGCCTGCTTCGTCACGCTCTACGCGCCGGTGATGCGGGGTCTCGTCGACGTCTGGGCCACCGTTCCGTACTACTCGCACGGGTTCGTGGTGCCGCTCTTCGCCGGCTACGGGATCTGGGACGCCCGGCGCCGGCTCGCCGCCGGGCAGCCGGCATGGTCGCCGGCGGGGCTCGCGCTGCTGGCGGGCGGGCTGGCGGTCCTGGCCACGGGCGCGGCGGCGGGCAGCCTCACCATCCAGGCACTCTCCCTCCCTGCCGTCCTGACCGGCACCGGCATCCTCCTGCTCGGGCGCCGGTGCTTCGGCGCGATCGCCTTTCCGATCGCCTTCCTCGTCTTCATGGCGCCGCTTCCCCAGGGCGCGATTCCCGCCATCTCGCTGCCGCTCCAGGAGCTCGCCGCGTGGTTCGCCGGGCACGCGCTGGCCGCGCTGGGAATTCCCACGGTGCGCGACGGGCTCGGCATCCACATTCCCGGCGTCGTCCTGCACGTCACCGAGGCCTGCAACGGGCTGAGGTTCCTGCTGGCGATGATCGTGGTGGGCACCGCGTTCGCCTGGACGACGCAACGGCGCGCCGGGCGGCGCGCCGCCATCCTGGCCCTGGCCATCGTGGTGGCCATCACGGCGAACCTCATCCGCGTCGCCGGCACCGGCGTGCTGGCGCACTACTACGGGCCGGAGACGGCGATGGGCTTCTTCCACATCGCCTACGGCAAGGTCGTCTACTTCGTCATGCTGGTGCCGTTCATGCTGGGCGTGGCCCTGCTGCGCCGCGCCGGCCGGCTGGGGAGCGCGACCGATGCGGCCTGA
- a CDS encoding glycosyltransferase — protein sequence MTLELIFWLAVLTVGYAYVGYPLLLALIAWLAPPPRRSLRSRPRLSVIIAAFNEAKWIEAKLASTLTQRYPADRLEVIVVSDGSTDGTDEIVLGCPDRRARLIRQEPRAGKSAALNRGVAAATGEIFVFTDANALFTPEALTRLTALFDDPRVGLVSGQGLYGTAGDGDARAVGNGYVRYEALIKCGESALGFLAGADGAIYAIRRAIFRPLQPAEVNDLLHPLQTALAGCVSRFDPHAYTLEPPSRDARQEFGRHVRIIAQGIALTRQWLPRLVAARCARGVWALVSHRVLRWASAPCLVLAFTANLGLLDRDPLYGITMVVQVAFYGVALAAAAAERRGLALGKLAIPYYFCVVSAAGVGGLARYLRGGAEAIWAPGRQASARDRAA from the coding sequence ATGACGCTCGAACTGATCTTCTGGCTCGCCGTTCTGACAGTCGGATATGCGTACGTCGGCTATCCGCTCCTGCTGGCGCTCATCGCCTGGCTGGCGCCGCCGCCGCGGCGCTCGCTGAGGTCGCGCCCGCGCCTGTCGGTCATCATCGCCGCCTTCAACGAGGCGAAGTGGATCGAGGCTAAGCTCGCCAGCACGCTCACCCAACGCTACCCGGCCGACCGGCTCGAGGTGATCGTCGTCTCCGACGGATCCACCGACGGAACCGACGAGATCGTCCTGGGCTGTCCCGACCGGCGCGCCAGGCTCATCCGCCAGGAGCCGCGCGCCGGCAAGTCCGCCGCCCTCAACCGCGGCGTGGCCGCCGCCACGGGCGAGATCTTCGTCTTCACGGACGCCAACGCTCTGTTCACCCCCGAAGCGCTGACGCGGCTGACCGCGCTCTTCGACGACCCGCGCGTCGGACTCGTCAGCGGCCAGGGGCTCTACGGGACGGCGGGCGACGGTGACGCCCGGGCGGTCGGCAACGGCTACGTCCGCTACGAGGCGCTCATCAAATGCGGCGAGAGCGCGCTGGGCTTTCTGGCCGGCGCCGACGGCGCCATCTACGCGATCCGGCGGGCGATCTTCCGTCCGCTCCAGCCCGCGGAAGTCAACGATCTGCTGCACCCCCTGCAGACGGCCCTGGCCGGCTGCGTGTCGCGCTTCGATCCGCACGCCTACACGCTCGAGCCGCCCTCCCGGGACGCGCGCCAGGAGTTCGGGCGTCACGTGCGGATCATCGCCCAGGGCATCGCGCTGACGCGCCAGTGGCTGCCCCGCCTGGTCGCCGCGCGCTGCGCACGCGGCGTGTGGGCGCTCGTGTCGCACCGCGTGCTCCGGTGGGCGAGCGCCCCCTGCCTGGTCCTCGCGTTCACCGCGAATCTCGGGCTGCTCGACCGCGATCCGCTCTACGGCATCACCATGGTCGTCCAGGTCGCGTTCTACGGCGTGGCGCTGGCGGCCGCCGCCGCCGAGCGGCGCGGCCTGGCCCTCGGCAAGCTGGCCATCCCGTACTACTTCTGCGTGGTGAGCGCGGCTGGAGTCGGCGGCCTGGCACGTTATCTGCGTGGCGGTGCCGAGGCTATCTGGGCACCGGGGCGCCAGGCCTCCGCCAGAGACCGTGCTGCATGA
- a CDS encoding glycosyltransferase family 4 protein: protein MRRIRLMFVLTSPARGGVEEVVLALLQRLDPAEFSLALAAPAPLLDAFAPDLGRTRVDTLAVQAEGWLGTTAVRRLGRFIDRVRPDIVNPHLFRSTAVAAPLARWHGVPAVVETYHGREGWRRGAIRGSFLPDRLVARCVDRVIAVSEAARDFLTRGKGYPPHKIVVVPNGRDLSAFAPGRDREAVRKELGFDGQTPVVGVVGRLEAQKGHLYLLDAWPAVLGEVPDARLLVVGDGSLRGALEARARDTGLAASVIFTGFRTDIARLLDAIDVLALPSLYEGMPLTAIEAGAMARPVVATAVDGTPEVVGDGTTGLLVPPADPRALARALCALLGDPDRAQRLGAAARAAAVERFDLARQVEATARVYRSALSLQR, encoded by the coding sequence GTGAGGCGCATCCGTCTGATGTTCGTGCTCACCTCGCCCGCGCGGGGCGGCGTGGAAGAGGTGGTGCTGGCGCTGCTGCAGCGCCTCGACCCCGCCGAGTTCAGCCTGGCGCTGGCCGCGCCGGCGCCGCTGCTCGACGCCTTCGCCCCGGATCTCGGCCGCACGCGGGTCGACACGCTGGCCGTTCAGGCCGAGGGCTGGCTCGGGACGACCGCAGTCCGGCGGCTCGGCCGGTTCATCGACCGCGTGCGCCCGGACATCGTGAACCCGCACCTCTTCCGCTCCACCGCCGTGGCCGCGCCGCTCGCCCGCTGGCATGGCGTCCCGGCGGTCGTGGAGACCTATCACGGGCGCGAGGGATGGCGGCGCGGCGCGATCCGGGGATCGTTCCTGCCCGACCGCCTCGTCGCGCGGTGTGTGGATCGGGTCATCGCCGTGTCGGAGGCGGCGCGTGACTTCCTCACCCGGGGCAAAGGCTACCCGCCCCACAAGATCGTCGTCGTGCCCAACGGCCGGGACCTTTCCGCGTTCGCGCCCGGGCGCGACCGCGAGGCCGTGCGCAAGGAGCTGGGGTTCGATGGCCAAACGCCGGTGGTGGGCGTGGTGGGCCGGCTCGAGGCCCAGAAGGGCCACCTCTACCTGCTGGACGCCTGGCCGGCGGTGCTGGGCGAGGTTCCCGACGCCCGCTTGCTGGTGGTCGGCGACGGCAGCCTCCGGGGGGCGCTGGAGGCGCGCGCCCGCGACACGGGCCTGGCGGCATCGGTGATCTTCACCGGATTCCGGACCGACATCGCGCGGCTGCTCGATGCCATCGACGTCCTCGCGCTGCCCTCGCTCTACGAGGGCATGCCTCTGACCGCGATCGAGGCGGGGGCGATGGCCCGGCCGGTCGTGGCCACCGCGGTCGACGGCACGCCCGAGGTCGTGGGCGACGGGACCACCGGCCTGCTCGTGCCCCCGGCGGATCCCCGCGCGCTGGCCCGCGCGCTGTGCGCGCTGCTCGGCGATCCTGACCGCGCGCAGCGGCTGGGCGCCGCTGCCCGGGCGGCGGCAGTCGAGCGCTTCGATCTCGCGCGCCAGGTCGAGGCAACGGCGCGCGTCTACCGCTCCGCGCTGTCGCTCCAGCGATGA